The window GTCGGCCTCCCGAAGCTCCTGGAAACCAGCGCCAACATGCCGGTCGCCGGGGGGTGCTCCCTGGCCAGCCTGCTCTGGATACGGGATAATCATCCCGAACTTTATGCCCGGGCGCGTATGTTCGGTCATTCCAACACCTACCTGGCCCGGTGGCTGACCGGAAAAGCTGCCATAGACCCCTCCTCTGCTTCTCTCATGGCCCTCTACAACACGGTGCTGAATGATCTTACCTGGAACGCCGGGATCGCCGCGGAGTTTGATGTTCCCCTCGATTTTCTGCCTGAGGTTAAATATTCCCACGAGAGCGCCGGCAGTCTGAAAAAAGAAATCGCCGCTCTGACCGGCCTTCGCCGGGAGCCTCCGGTGGTAATAGGAGGGAACGACGCCGTTCTTGCCGCATACTGCGCCGGCATCCGAGAGGCGGGGGACATCATGAATGTGAACGGCACCTGCGAGATCACACTGGTATGCCTTCCCCGCTGCCTCCCTTCGATACAGTACAATATCCGCGCCCATGTTCTTCCTGGGATGTGGCTGACCCTGTATGTGATGAACGCGGGCGGGAAAGCCCTGGAATGGTTCCGTAACCTTTTCTGCCGCGAGATGGCTGCGGAGGAATTCTACGGGGATTTTCTTACCGGGGCGATCGATGCCTGGATCGACCGTGAGAGCGGAGTGACTTATGTCCCCTTCCTCATGGGCTCGCGCTATTCCCAGCAGCCGCTCAAAGCAGAATTCCTGGGAATGACTCATGAAACTTCACGGGAAGAGCTTTTGGCCGCCCTTATCCGGGGCCTTTGCCAGTACCAGCGGGAACACCTGAAGGATGTCGGGCTCGATACGCCCCTTAGCGGCGCCATCCATGTGACCGGCGGAGCGGTCAATGAGGCAGTGATCCGAGCAAAAACAAGGTGGATGCGGAACTGCGCCTACGTCATCGAGGAGGAATCCTCCATGAAAGGCGCCGCGATGCTCGGAAGGAAATATTTGGAAAAATGATCTCCCTATATCCCAAATTGTGCATGTTTTGAGTGTTTAGATGCCGAAACAAGTTCGGCATGACACGTGTCATCGTGTATCGTTGAACTCGTTTCAGGATCTAATTCCAATTATTTTTCAAATTGACGTAAAACCTCACCCGCCCTTCGGGCACCCTCTCCTAATTAGGAGAGGGCCGGGGTGAGGTTAAAAATTGGGAATCATGCCATTTTGAACGCTTATTGGAATAAACAATGTATGTTAAAAAGCCAGTATAATCAACCGAAAAAAACTCCCATGACCGATATCATTGCCAACAGACAGAACGCCGTCGACATCGTAAAAACTCTCCGCCGCGCCGGATTTCGTGCATTTATCGTAGGGGGAGCGGTCCGTGACATGGTGCTGGGGAAGTCGCCCAAGGATTTCGATATCGCCACCGATGCCCCTCCCGAAGAAGTGGAACGGCTGTTCGAACATGTGTACCCGGTGGGAGCGCAGTTCGGAGTCAGCCTGGTGCGTATCGGTAAGGATATATATGAGGTCGCCCGGTTTCGTAAGGATGGCGCTTACCAGGACGGACGACGGCCGGTGAGCGTCGAGCCTGCCGGTGAAATCGAGGATGTGAATCGCCGTGATTTCACCATAAACGCCCTGATCTGGGATCCGGAAGAAGACCGTATCATCGATCATGTCGACGGCATCGCGGACATCCGTAACCGCATCATCAGGACTGTAGGGGATCCGGTTCAGCGCTTCGGCGAGGACCGTCTGCGGATGCTGCGGGCTGTAAGGTTTGCCGCGCGGTTCGAGTACAGCATCGAGCCTGTCACCCTGGAGGCGATCCGGCAGAATGCTTCAAGCATTTTCGAGGTAAGCTGTGAGCGTATCGGAGAAGAACTTTGCAAGATGTTCACCGGGCCTCACCCGGATCAGGCGCTTATTCTTCTCGATGAAAGCAGCCTTCTCCAACTAATCCTCCCCGAAGTATCCGCGCTCAAGGGAGTGATACAGTCTCCCGAATATCATCCGGAAGGTGATGTTTCCGAGCACACCCTGCAGATGCTGAAGATGTTCGGCGGAGGTTCGGCGACCCTGGCGTTCGGCATTCTTTTCCACGATATCGGGAAACCGGCCACCT is drawn from Candidatus Latescibacter sp. and contains these coding sequences:
- a CDS encoding FGGY family carbohydrate kinase, with product MTILGVDIGTTAMKMGVFRAEGEFLSLIRQFTRHYAVNTYNDGLFSDIEPEKWRQAFLEGCREMEGLMGEIDAISLSGTTPGFTAMDSEGEAVYPAILMLDQRSRVQAQRIIKTVGLPKLLETSANMPVAGGCSLASLLWIRDNHPELYARARMFGHSNTYLARWLTGKAAIDPSSASLMALYNTVLNDLTWNAGIAAEFDVPLDFLPEVKYSHESAGSLKKEIAALTGLRREPPVVIGGNDAVLAAYCAGIREAGDIMNVNGTCEITLVCLPRCLPSIQYNIRAHVLPGMWLTLYVMNAGGKALEWFRNLFCREMAAEEFYGDFLTGAIDAWIDRESGVTYVPFLMGSRYSQQPLKAEFLGMTHETSREELLAALIRGLCQYQREHLKDVGLDTPLSGAIHVTGGAVNEAVIRAKTRWMRNCAYVIEEESSMKGAAMLGRKYLEK
- a CDS encoding CCA tRNA nucleotidyltransferase; its protein translation is MLKSQYNQPKKTPMTDIIANRQNAVDIVKTLRRAGFRAFIVGGAVRDMVLGKSPKDFDIATDAPPEEVERLFEHVYPVGAQFGVSLVRIGKDIYEVARFRKDGAYQDGRRPVSVEPAGEIEDVNRRDFTINALIWDPEEDRIIDHVDGIADIRNRIIRTVGDPVQRFGEDRLRMLRAVRFAARFEYSIEPVTLEAIRQNASSIFEVSCERIGEELCKMFTGPHPDQALILLDESSLLQLILPEVSALKGVIQSPEYHPEGDVSEHTLQMLKMFGGGSATLAFGILFHDIGKPATFKMTDRARFNRHDEAGAETAVRIMKRLRFESAVISQVRDLVRKHMQFMNVRAMKRSTLRRFMAQPAFEEMLELYRLDSLASHGQLDIYTFLKEEIARERTHNRTLNLPERLVSGEDLISMGLEPGPLFKTILDEVMDAQLEGKISTRSEALAFLKEHFSPPVRKIPEQKSTEPDPPAFHDA